The following coding sequences are from one Streptomyces dengpaensis window:
- a CDS encoding DUF1844 domain-containing protein, which translates to MSDTPPQNPDYETLARDIAEVPAVEVIVTVAVNLMSAAAVKLGLTEEGDEHKDLDEARKLVTALAGLLDASATEISSFHAAPLRDGLKSLQLAFREASIVPDEPGQGPGEKYTGPVYG; encoded by the coding sequence ATGAGTGACACCCCTCCCCAGAACCCCGACTACGAGACCCTGGCCCGCGACATCGCCGAGGTCCCCGCGGTCGAGGTGATCGTGACGGTCGCCGTCAACCTGATGAGCGCCGCCGCAGTGAAGCTCGGTCTGACCGAGGAGGGCGACGAGCACAAGGACCTGGACGAGGCACGCAAGCTGGTGACCGCGCTGGCCGGGCTGCTCGACGCGAGCGCGACCGAGATCAGTTCCTTCCACGCGGCGCCGCTGCGCGACGGCCTGAAGTCGCTGCAGCTGGCCTTCCGCGAGGCGTCGATCGTCCCGGACGAGCCGGGCCAGGGCCCGGGCGAGAAGTACACCGGCCCCGTCTACGGCTAG
- the infC gene encoding translation initiation factor IF-3, whose product MWCYRGGSISAEPRINDRIRVPEVRLVGPSGEQVGIVPLAKALELAQEYDLDLVEVAANARPPVCKLMDYGKFKYESAMKAREARKNQAHTVIKEMKLRPKIDPHDYDTKKGHVVRFLKQGDKVKITIMFRGREQSRPELGYRLLQRLAEDVQDLGFVESNPKQDGRNMIMVLGPHKKKTEAMAEAREAQAARKAEAKANPGRSQNAAEAETAEAPAEASAEA is encoded by the coding sequence GTGTGGTGCTACCGAGGAGGATCCATCAGCGCCGAGCCCCGCATCAACGACCGGATTCGCGTTCCCGAGGTGCGACTTGTCGGTCCCAGCGGCGAGCAGGTCGGGATTGTTCCGCTTGCCAAGGCCCTGGAGCTTGCGCAGGAGTACGACCTGGACCTGGTCGAGGTCGCGGCGAACGCCCGTCCGCCCGTGTGCAAGCTCATGGACTACGGGAAGTTCAAGTACGAGTCGGCCATGAAGGCCCGTGAGGCGCGCAAGAACCAGGCGCACACGGTCATCAAGGAGATGAAGCTCCGGCCGAAGATCGACCCGCACGACTACGACACCAAGAAGGGTCACGTCGTCCGGTTCCTCAAGCAGGGCGACAAGGTCAAGATCACGATCATGTTCCGTGGTCGCGAGCAGTCCCGGCCCGAGCTGGGCTACCGACTGCTGCAGCGTCTCGCGGAGGACGTCCAGGACCTCGGTTTCGTCGAGTCGAACCCGAAGCAGGACGGCCGGAACATGATCATGGTTCTCGGTCCGCACAAGAAGAAGACCGAGGCGATGGCCGAGGCCCGTGAGGCCCAGGCGGCCCGCAAGGCAGAAGCGAAGGCCAACCCCGGCCGCTCGCAGAACGCCGCCGAAGCCGAGACCGCCGAGGCCCCGGCCGAGGCGTCCGCCGAGGCCTGA
- the rpmI gene encoding 50S ribosomal protein L35 — translation MPKNKSHSGASKRFKVTGSGKVLRERAGKRHLLEHKSSRLTRRLTGNAEMAPGDAKKIKKLLGK, via the coding sequence ATGCCGAAGAACAAGTCGCACAGCGGTGCCAGCAAGCGCTTCAAGGTCACCGGCTCCGGCAAGGTGCTCCGCGAGCGCGCCGGCAAGCGCCACCTGCTCGAGCACAAGTCGTCCCGTCTGACGCGTCGCCTCACCGGCAACGCCGAGATGGCCCCGGGCGACGCCAAGAAGATCAAGAAGCTTCTCGGCAAGTGA
- the rplT gene encoding 50S ribosomal protein L20, with translation MARVKRAVNAHKKRRAILEQASGYRGQRSRLYRKAKEQVTHSLVYNYNDRKKRKGDFRQLWIQRINAAARANGITYNRFIQGLKAANVEVDRKILAELAVNDAGAFAALVEVARKALPADVNAPKAA, from the coding sequence GTGGCACGCGTCAAGCGGGCAGTCAACGCCCACAAGAAGCGCCGGGCGATCCTCGAGCAGGCCTCCGGCTACCGCGGTCAGCGCTCGCGCCTGTACCGCAAGGCCAAGGAGCAGGTCACCCACTCGCTGGTCTACAACTACAACGACCGCAAGAAGCGCAAGGGCGACTTCCGTCAGCTGTGGATCCAGCGCATCAACGCCGCTGCCCGCGCCAACGGCATCACCTACAACCGCTTCATCCAGGGTCTGAAGGCCGCGAACGTCGAGGTCGACCGCAAGATCCTCGCCGAGCTGGCCGTCAACGACGCCGGTGCGTTCGCCGCGCTGGTCGAGGTCGCGCGGAAAGCGCTGCCGGCGGACGTCAACGCGCCCAAGGCTGCGTGA
- a CDS encoding TrmH family RNA methyltransferase, which produces MPPATPELISPRSPRVTAARRLAKRNFRGKDRLFLAEGPQAVREAAGHAVDGTPTLVELFATVEAAERYADIIGEARDAGARVHLADEAVIADISTTVTPQGLVGICRFLDTPFEEILRAEPKLVAVLAHVRDPGNAGTVLRCADAAGAEAVVLTDASVDLYNPKAVRASVGSLFHLPVAVGVPVERAVQGLKDAGVRILAADGAGDDDLDDELDKGAMGGPTAWVFGNEAWGLPEETRALADAVVRVPIHGKAESLNLATAAAVCLYASARAQRASGGCRSVTES; this is translated from the coding sequence ATGCCCCCCGCCACCCCCGAGCTGATCTCCCCGCGCTCTCCCCGTGTCACCGCCGCGCGGCGGCTCGCCAAGCGGAACTTCCGGGGGAAGGACCGGCTGTTTCTCGCCGAGGGGCCGCAGGCCGTGCGGGAGGCGGCCGGGCATGCGGTGGACGGGACGCCCACGCTCGTCGAGCTGTTCGCCACCGTCGAGGCCGCGGAGCGGTACGCCGACATCATCGGGGAGGCCCGGGACGCCGGGGCCCGTGTGCACCTCGCCGACGAGGCGGTGATCGCCGACATCTCGACGACCGTGACCCCGCAGGGGCTGGTGGGGATCTGCCGGTTCCTGGACACTCCGTTCGAGGAGATCCTCCGGGCCGAGCCCAAGCTCGTCGCCGTACTCGCGCATGTCCGGGACCCCGGGAACGCCGGGACCGTACTGCGGTGCGCGGACGCGGCCGGTGCCGAGGCGGTCGTCCTCACGGACGCGTCCGTGGACCTGTACAACCCGAAGGCCGTACGGGCCTCGGTGGGGTCCTTGTTCCATCTGCCCGTCGCCGTCGGTGTGCCCGTCGAGCGGGCCGTGCAGGGGCTCAAGGACGCCGGTGTGCGGATCCTCGCCGCCGACGGCGCCGGTGACGACGACCTCGACGACGAGCTCGACAAGGGGGCCATGGGCGGGCCCACCGCCTGGGTGTTCGGGAACGAGGCGTGGGGGCTCCCGGAGGAGACGCGGGCGCTGGCCGATGCCGTCGTCCGCGTGCCGATCCACGGGAAGGCCGAGAGTCTGAACCTGGCCACGGCCGCCGCCGTATGTCTCTATGCGTCCGCCCGTGCACAGCGCGCCTCCGGAGGGTGCCGTTCCGTCACCGAGAGCTAG
- a CDS encoding sensor histidine kinase: MSVGTSGAQKAPRARDVHGTSASRRGERATGTEAGTDPAAGLGIDPDDLPDGLVVADEHGRVICFNAAAARITARPAADALGDRLESVLPLEDLEGRRWWQLTDPYGGLAIRNGQPERNLLLPGGREVLVSARYVRTNPTGPVHRVVVSLRDTEARRRTERSHAELIATVAHELRSPLTSVKGFTATLLAKWERFTDDQKKLMLETVDADANRVTRLIAELLDISRIDSGRLEVRRQPVDIGAAVGRHIQAYVTAGQPADRFLLRIAHPLPALWADPDKIDQVLSNLLENAVRHGEGTVTIDVTPAASPRERENCPREREQAENAEHAENAATSVTVSDEGTGIPEESMNRVFTRFWRGSKRGGTGLGLYIVKGIVEAHGGTITVGRAPGGGAEFRFTLPVGTPAYLQ; the protein is encoded by the coding sequence ATGAGTGTCGGCACGAGCGGTGCGCAGAAGGCGCCGCGAGCACGGGACGTGCACGGCACATCCGCGTCCCGGCGCGGTGAACGCGCCACCGGGACAGAGGCCGGCACCGACCCCGCGGCCGGGCTGGGAATCGACCCCGACGACCTGCCCGACGGACTCGTTGTCGCCGACGAGCACGGCCGGGTGATCTGCTTCAACGCCGCCGCCGCCCGGATCACGGCGAGGCCCGCCGCCGACGCGCTCGGGGACCGGCTCGAATCGGTCCTCCCCTTAGAGGACCTGGAGGGCCGCAGATGGTGGCAGCTGACCGACCCGTACGGCGGTCTCGCGATCCGCAACGGCCAGCCCGAGCGCAATCTGCTTCTGCCCGGCGGCCGTGAGGTCCTCGTCTCGGCGCGCTATGTGCGGACAAACCCCACCGGCCCCGTCCACCGCGTCGTCGTCTCCCTCCGCGACACCGAGGCCCGCCGCCGCACCGAGCGCAGCCACGCCGAGCTGATCGCCACGGTCGCCCACGAACTGCGCTCGCCGCTGACCTCCGTCAAGGGCTTCACGGCGACGCTGCTCGCGAAGTGGGAGCGGTTCACCGACGACCAGAAGAAGCTCATGCTGGAGACCGTCGACGCCGACGCGAACCGCGTGACGCGGCTCATCGCCGAGCTGCTCGACATTTCACGGATCGACTCCGGGCGCCTCGAAGTGCGCCGCCAGCCCGTCGACATCGGCGCCGCCGTCGGCCGCCACATCCAGGCGTACGTCACCGCCGGCCAGCCCGCCGACCGCTTCCTGCTGCGCATCGCGCACCCCCTGCCCGCCCTCTGGGCCGACCCCGACAAGATCGACCAGGTGCTCAGCAACCTGCTCGAAAATGCGGTGCGGCACGGCGAGGGAACCGTCACGATTGATGTCACGCCCGCGGCGTCCCCGCGCGAGCGGGAGAACTGCCCGCGCGAGCGGGAGCAGGCAGAGAACGCAGAGCACGCAGAGAACGCAGCCACGTCGGTCACGGTGAGCGACGAAGGCACCGGCATCCCAGAGGAGTCCATGAACCGCGTCTTCACCCGCTTCTGGCGGGGCAGCAAGCGCGGTGGGACCGGCCTCGGGCTCTACATCGTCAAGGGCATCGTCGAAGCCCACGGCGGCACCATCACCGTCGGTCGCGCCCCCGGCGGCGGCGCCGAGTTCCGATTTACGTTGCCCGTGGGCACCCCGGCGTATCTCCAGTAG